Part of the bacterium genome is shown below.
AAAACGTCAGCCCCCCGGGGTTACCCTCAATTTCCCCCGTGGTACAAGGGTTTTTCGAAAAGTGTGAAAGGCGAGAACGAACCCCACCGGGGTGCCCGCATTTCAGGCAGCCTTGTACTCTCGAACCTCCACCTGCACACCGGTACGGACCGCATGTTCCGCCTCGCCCATCACATTTTTGGTGATCTCCTCGTCGATGAACTCCTCGCCGCAATTCCGGCAGACGGCGGCGGGGACGTTGCGCACCACCACGGTAGTCCCACCCCTCTCGAGGGTCAAGGTTGCCTTCCCAGGTCCAACTTCACCCATACGACATACTGGACACTTTTTCATTTCTTTCTCCCTCTAAAATCCTGGGACCAAAGGTC
Proteins encoded:
- a CDS encoding type II toxin-antitoxin system MqsA family antitoxin → MKKCPVCRMGEVGPGKATLTLERGGTTVVVRNVPAAVCRNCGEEFIDEEITKNVMGEAEHAVRTGVQVEVREYKAA